A region of Bombus affinis isolate iyBomAffi1 unplaced genomic scaffold, iyBomAffi1.2 ctg00000785.1, whole genome shotgun sequence DNA encodes the following proteins:
- the LOC126928271 gene encoding omega-amidase NIT2-like isoform X3 — protein MAARENSIYVVGGTIPEIEGDKLYNTCTIWGPDGTLIGKHRKVHLFDIDIPNKITFRESDSLSPGNSLTMFDVKGWKIGIGICYDIIFEEMARIYRNKGCQMLIYPAAFNMTTGPLHWSLLQRSRTNDNQLYVACISPARVPSASYVAWGHTQSTNPWGKILYDLETQENMVVTDIDLKVVEEVRAQIPFLKDTFSQRRTDLYDTVYKKE, from the exons atgGCAGCTAgagaaaacagcatttatgtagttggtggtacgatacctgaaatagagggcgataaattgtacaatacctgtactatttggggtcccgatggaactttgataggaaaacaccggaag gtacatctattcgacatcgacattcccaacaagattacttttcgagagagtgattcactcagtcctggtaattccctaacaatgtttgatgtgaagggctggaaaataggtattggcatttgctatgatatcatattcgaggaaatggcacgcatttatcggaacaaag gttgccaaatgctgatatatccggcggcattcaatatgaccactggaccactgcactggtcattacttcagcgttccagaacgaatgacaatcaattatacgtcgcctgtatatcaccggctcgtgttccttcagcaagttatgtcgcatggggacatacacagtcgacaaatccctgggggaaaatcctttacgatttggaaactcaggaaaatatggtggtcaccgatatcg atttgaaagttgttgaggaagtaagggctcagataccttttctcaaagatacattttctcaaagacgtacggatttgtacgacactgtctataaaaaggagtaa
- the LOC126928271 gene encoding omega-amidase NIT2-like isoform X2 — protein MYYYLKYFPKYAESIPDGETSVALSMAARENSIYVVGGTIPEIEGDKLYNTCTIWGPDGTLIGKHRKVHLFDIDIPNKITFRESDSLSPGNSLTMFDVKGWKIGIGICYDIIFEEMARIYRNKGCQMLIYPAAFNMTTGPLHWSLLQRSRTNDNQLYVACISPARVPSASYVAWGHTQSTNPWGKILYDLETQENMVVTDIGVTALWDYIL, from the exons atgtactattatctaa aatactttccaaaatacgccgagagtattcctgatggtgaaacgagcgttgctttatcgatgGCAGCTAgagaaaacagcatttatgtagttggtggtacgatacctgaaatagagggcgataaattgtacaatacctgtactatttggggtcccgatggaactttgataggaaaacaccggaag gtacatctattcgacatcgacattcccaacaagattacttttcgagagagtgattcactcagtcctggtaattccctaacaatgtttgatgtgaagggctggaaaataggtattggcatttgctatgatatcatattcgaggaaatggcacgcatttatcggaacaaag gttgccaaatgctgatatatccggcggcattcaatatgaccactggaccactgcactggtcattacttcagcgttccagaacgaatgacaatcaattatacgtcgcctgtatatcaccggctcgtgttccttcagcaagttatgtcgcatggggacatacacagtcgacaaatccctgggggaaaatcctttacgatttggaaactcaggaaaatatggtggtcaccgatatcg gggtcacggctttatgggattatatcctttaa
- the LOC126928271 gene encoding omega-amidase NIT2-like isoform X1 has product MYYYLKYFPKYAESIPDGETSVALSMAARENSIYVVGGTIPEIEGDKLYNTCTIWGPDGTLIGKHRKVHLFDIDIPNKITFRESDSLSPGNSLTMFDVKGWKIGIGICYDIIFEEMARIYRNKGCQMLIYPAAFNMTTGPLHWSLLQRSRTNDNQLYVACISPARVPSASYVAWGHTQSTNPWGKILYDLETQENMVVTDIDLKVVEEVRAQIPFLKDTFSQRRTDLYDTVYKKE; this is encoded by the exons atgtactattatctaa aatactttccaaaatacgccgagagtattcctgatggtgaaacgagcgttgctttatcgatgGCAGCTAgagaaaacagcatttatgtagttggtggtacgatacctgaaatagagggcgataaattgtacaatacctgtactatttggggtcccgatggaactttgataggaaaacaccggaag gtacatctattcgacatcgacattcccaacaagattacttttcgagagagtgattcactcagtcctggtaattccctaacaatgtttgatgtgaagggctggaaaataggtattggcatttgctatgatatcatattcgaggaaatggcacgcatttatcggaacaaag gttgccaaatgctgatatatccggcggcattcaatatgaccactggaccactgcactggtcattacttcagcgttccagaacgaatgacaatcaattatacgtcgcctgtatatcaccggctcgtgttccttcagcaagttatgtcgcatggggacatacacagtcgacaaatccctgggggaaaatcctttacgatttggaaactcaggaaaatatggtggtcaccgatatcg atttgaaagttgttgaggaagtaagggctcagataccttttctcaaagatacattttctcaaagacgtacggatttgtacgacactgtctataaaaaggagtaa
- the LOC126928271 gene encoding omega-amidase NIT2-like isoform X4: MYYYLKYFPKYAESIPDGETSVALSMAARENSIYVVGGTIPEIEGDKLYNTCTIWGPDGTLIGKHRKVHLFDIDIPNKITFRESDSLSPGNSLTMFDVKGWKIGIGICYDIIFEEMARIYRNKGCQMLIYPAAFNMTTGPLHWSLLQRSRTNDNQLYVACISPARVPSASYVAWGHTQSTNPWGKILYDLETQENMVVTDIARGFP; this comes from the exons atgtactattatctaa aatactttccaaaatacgccgagagtattcctgatggtgaaacgagcgttgctttatcgatgGCAGCTAgagaaaacagcatttatgtagttggtggtacgatacctgaaatagagggcgataaattgtacaatacctgtactatttggggtcccgatggaactttgataggaaaacaccggaag gtacatctattcgacatcgacattcccaacaagattacttttcgagagagtgattcactcagtcctggtaattccctaacaatgtttgatgtgaagggctggaaaataggtattggcatttgctatgatatcatattcgaggaaatggcacgcatttatcggaacaaag gttgccaaatgctgatatatccggcggcattcaatatgaccactggaccactgcactggtcattacttcagcgttccagaacgaatgacaatcaattatacgtcgcctgtatatcaccggctcgtgttccttcagcaagttatgtcgcatggggacatacacagtcgacaaatccctgggggaaaatcctttacgatttggaaactcaggaaaatatggtggtcaccgatatcg